The proteins below are encoded in one region of Aquisphaera giovannonii:
- a CDS encoding tetratricopeptide repeat protein → MAHGIVLAALMFLAQAPAEAPADGAGPKGLDAARRLLQNGRYAEADEAYANALAEAAKKPGGVTPAAKAAIAMARAECQASQGETGKARDGLGTLIVEQPDNADAIARLADLDLQKGDWEGAEAAAKKALEKSPDHIPARWVAARLLEARGKREEAVQACKWFVDHYNGRPADLARNAENLLIVGQAAERYYRSTARGEELSGALNDVINEIYEAALRADQNCWQAPWLEGKLFLSGYNERAAAKELARAQQINPLSPEVLVTLGQADLQGYRLAAGRKKAEAALGVNPHFAPAYVLLADLNISDERFTDALKAAEKAVAENPRDEDALARLAASRRLLVDAPGAQAAELMALANSPNPATFYAALAERLADRRKYLSAERAFLLAAQADPTRADAPIGLGMLYMQIGREAEARSLFEEAFAADPFNVRADNMMKVLKHMESYSPIESKHYSVLVDPTQDELLGKYMARYLESIYDELTTRFGYVPPGRTRIEIMKNHQWFSGRTIALPFIPTVGACTGKVVALASPKATGKPFNWARVLKHELVHVITLQQTEFNIPHWYTEALAVESEGFPRPQEWNKMLLERVPGRSKLLNLDTINLGFIRPNEPEDRQMAYCQAQLYARYMLKRFGDDALIKMLMAYRRGLTTDRAIRECFGVEKADFEKAYLAYLDEVIKSIRVRVNEEKPVKFSQLERQLKQKPEDPDLNAQMAYEHYARRDYKEARPLAEKALSLKPHHPLASYVKARLLSSIGDDDAARAVLEPALDEAKPDERVADLLGQLRMKAGLLDEAEKLFEIARKDDPYNTKWIASLARIHFRQKRTDKFLDDLAMIAANDADDVTIRKELAERHLAGGRPEEAAKWAEQWLQIDVYDPAAHVILADARARSGKLAEAIEEYETGLSLKAKKPNDIRTRIARAQLDLGRRDEARKTLDGVLKQDPEHPEAKKLRESLGPAKTG, encoded by the coding sequence GGCTGCTCCAGAACGGCCGCTATGCCGAGGCCGATGAAGCGTACGCGAATGCCCTGGCCGAGGCCGCGAAGAAGCCCGGCGGCGTCACGCCCGCCGCGAAGGCCGCCATCGCCATGGCCCGTGCCGAATGCCAGGCCAGCCAGGGGGAGACGGGGAAGGCCAGGGACGGGCTTGGGACCCTGATCGTCGAGCAGCCCGACAACGCCGATGCCATCGCCCGACTCGCCGACCTCGACCTCCAGAAAGGGGACTGGGAGGGCGCGGAGGCGGCCGCGAAGAAGGCCCTGGAGAAGAGCCCCGACCACATCCCCGCGCGGTGGGTCGCCGCCCGCCTGCTGGAGGCACGCGGCAAGCGGGAGGAGGCCGTCCAGGCCTGCAAGTGGTTCGTCGACCACTACAACGGCCGCCCCGCCGACCTCGCCCGCAACGCCGAGAACCTCCTGATCGTCGGCCAGGCCGCCGAGCGCTACTACCGGTCCACGGCACGCGGCGAGGAGCTCAGCGGCGCGCTCAACGACGTGATCAACGAGATCTACGAGGCCGCCCTGCGGGCGGACCAGAACTGCTGGCAGGCGCCTTGGCTCGAGGGCAAGCTGTTCCTCTCCGGGTACAACGAGCGGGCCGCCGCCAAGGAGCTGGCCCGCGCCCAGCAGATCAACCCGCTCTCCCCGGAGGTCCTCGTCACGCTCGGCCAGGCCGACCTCCAGGGCTACCGGCTCGCCGCGGGTCGGAAGAAGGCGGAGGCCGCCCTCGGCGTCAACCCGCACTTCGCCCCGGCGTACGTCCTGCTGGCCGACCTCAACATCTCCGACGAGCGGTTCACCGACGCCCTCAAGGCCGCGGAGAAGGCCGTCGCCGAGAATCCCCGCGACGAGGACGCCCTGGCCCGGCTGGCGGCCTCGCGGCGACTGCTGGTGGACGCCCCGGGCGCGCAGGCCGCGGAGCTGATGGCCCTGGCGAACAGCCCGAATCCCGCGACGTTCTACGCGGCCCTGGCCGAACGGCTGGCGGACCGCCGCAAGTACCTGTCCGCCGAGCGGGCCTTCCTGCTCGCCGCGCAGGCCGACCCGACGCGAGCCGATGCCCCCATCGGCCTGGGCATGCTCTATATGCAGATCGGCCGCGAGGCCGAGGCCCGCAGCCTCTTCGAGGAAGCCTTCGCCGCCGACCCGTTCAACGTCCGGGCCGACAACATGATGAAGGTCCTCAAGCACATGGAGTCCTACTCGCCCATCGAGTCGAAGCACTACAGCGTCCTCGTGGATCCGACCCAGGACGAGCTCCTGGGCAAGTACATGGCCCGCTACCTGGAGTCGATCTACGACGAGCTGACCACCCGCTTCGGATACGTCCCGCCCGGGCGGACCCGCATCGAGATCATGAAGAACCACCAGTGGTTCAGCGGCCGGACGATCGCCCTCCCCTTCATCCCGACGGTCGGCGCCTGCACGGGGAAGGTCGTAGCGCTGGCCAGCCCCAAGGCCACGGGCAAGCCGTTCAACTGGGCCCGCGTGCTCAAGCACGAGCTCGTCCACGTGATCACCCTCCAGCAGACCGAATTCAACATCCCCCACTGGTACACCGAGGCCCTCGCCGTCGAGAGCGAGGGATTCCCGCGGCCCCAGGAGTGGAACAAGATGCTGCTGGAACGGGTGCCGGGGCGATCCAAGCTGCTGAACCTCGACACCATCAACCTGGGGTTCATCCGGCCGAACGAGCCGGAGGACCGCCAGATGGCCTACTGCCAGGCGCAGCTCTACGCCCGGTACATGCTCAAGCGGTTCGGCGACGACGCCCTCATCAAGATGCTCATGGCCTACCGCCGCGGCCTGACGACCGACCGGGCGATCCGCGAATGCTTCGGCGTCGAGAAGGCGGACTTCGAGAAGGCCTACCTCGCCTACCTCGACGAGGTCATCAAGTCGATCCGCGTCCGCGTCAATGAAGAGAAGCCGGTCAAGTTCTCGCAGCTCGAGCGCCAGCTCAAGCAGAAGCCCGAAGATCCGGACCTCAACGCGCAGATGGCCTACGAGCACTACGCCCGCCGGGATTACAAGGAGGCCCGCCCGCTGGCGGAGAAGGCCCTCTCGCTGAAGCCGCACCACCCGCTGGCCAGCTACGTGAAGGCCCGGCTGCTCTCGAGCATCGGCGACGACGACGCGGCGAGGGCCGTCCTGGAGCCGGCCCTCGACGAGGCGAAGCCGGACGAGCGCGTGGCCGACCTCCTGGGCCAGCTCCGGATGAAAGCCGGCCTGCTCGACGAGGCCGAGAAGCTCTTCGAGATCGCCCGCAAGGACGACCCCTACAACACCAAGTGGATCGCCAGCCTGGCCCGGATCCACTTCCGGCAGAAGCGGACCGACAAATTCCTCGACGACCTGGCGATGATTGCCGCGAACGACGCCGACGACGTCACGATCCGCAAGGAGCTCGCCGAGCGGCACCTCGCCGGAGGCCGGCCCGAAGAGGCCGCGAAGTGGGCCGAGCAGTGGCTGCAGATCGACGTCTACGACCCCGCCGCCCACGTCATCCTCGCCGATGCCCGCGCCCGCTCCGGCAAGCTCGCCGAGGCGATCGAGGAGTACGAGACGGGGCTCTCGCTGAAGGCCAAGAAGCCGAACGACATCCGCACCCGGATCGCCCGCGCCCAGCTCGACCTCGGCCGGCGGGACGAGGCCAGGAAGACGCTGGACGGCGTCCTGAAGCAGGACCCCGAGCACCCGGAGGCGAAGAAGCTCCGCGAGTCGCTGGGCCCGGCGAAAACAGGCTGA